The following proteins come from a genomic window of Oscillospiraceae bacterium:
- a CDS encoding metal ABC transporter permease yields MNILFDLLREPFAQRALIAGALVSVVAAMIGVILVLRRLSMLGHALGDIGFFGAALTLALGWSQHPLLGTVVPIFVVIVGAFGIMWMSQRNGSGDIVIGMTATGALALGIMLTALWQGGSGQIFSLLFGSLFAINDGLFFELTISVSLFVLAAFLLCYQRFFAIAYDTDFARTRGLAISWYNGIFSILAALIVAIGMRMMGALLISCLIIFPAITARLWVSRFSRLIWLAAGVSLLCFVIGFAVTAVTRIPAGSAIVLANIALWAGSAVCRKLLKNY; encoded by the coding sequence ATGAACATACTGTTTGATTTACTGCGTGAGCCGTTCGCACAGCGAGCTTTGATTGCCGGTGCATTGGTGTCTGTTGTTGCGGCAATGATAGGCGTCATCTTAGTCTTACGGCGGCTGTCGATGCTGGGACATGCCTTGGGTGATATAGGTTTTTTTGGCGCAGCATTGACGCTGGCGCTGGGATGGAGCCAACATCCGCTTCTCGGCACAGTCGTGCCGATTTTTGTTGTCATCGTCGGTGCATTTGGTATCATGTGGATGAGTCAACGAAACGGCAGCGGCGATATTGTCATCGGCATGACGGCAACCGGTGCGTTGGCGTTGGGCATTATGCTGACAGCATTATGGCAAGGGGGAAGCGGGCAAATTTTCAGCTTGTTGTTTGGCTCACTGTTTGCCATAAATGACGGCTTATTTTTTGAACTGACAATCAGCGTATCGCTTTTTGTGTTGGCAGCATTTTTGCTGTGCTATCAGCGATTTTTCGCCATTGCTTATGACACTGACTTCGCCCGTACACGCGGGCTGGCTATTAGCTGGTACAACGGCATATTTTCAATATTAGCCGCTTTGATTGTTGCTATTGGTATGCGCATGATGGGCGCGTTGCTGATATCGTGTTTGATTATCTTCCCCGCCATCACTGCGCGACTGTGGGTCAGTCGTTTCTCGCGTCTGATATGGCTCGCCGCGGGCGTGTCGTTGTTGTGCTTTGTAATTGGCTTTGCTGTCACGGCGGTCACGCGCATTCCGGCAGGCAGTGCGATTGTGTTGGCAAATATTGCGCTGTGGGCGGGCAGTGCCGTGTGCAGGAAGCTTCTAAAAAATTATTGA